In a genomic window of Struthio camelus isolate bStrCam1 chromosome 16, bStrCam1.hap1, whole genome shotgun sequence:
- the LOC138061176 gene encoding uncharacterized protein, translating into MPELRDSVLSGTKTAASLTVCGRAIVFPEYKLASVVRKPRVKPVAPVKPTWEEERRKADSRGKQGNLPANHLLFREQPPPPRIPALNMDKGKGDTGKGKAPPGSVLPAIRGSSSRKVEKGKRKQSAEARLPAVSPLSKSQERAGQVQQRSETQSRVQSGSSLAPAGKEEESAGKLREEKPSFQDVLQYCLAPDEDMTINVLFSRGE; encoded by the exons atgccagagctgagggattcagtcctgtcgggcaccaaaactgctgcttctctcaccgtttgtggccgtgccattgtctttccaga gtacaagcttgcgagtgtagttagaaaaccccgcgtgaagcccgtggcacctgtgaagcccacatgggaagaggagaggagaaaagctgactccaggggcaagcaag gaaatctccctgccaaccacctgctcttcagagagcagcctcctccacccagaattcctgctctcaacatggacaaaggaaagggagacacaggcaagggcaaagctcctcctggcag cgtgctgccagccatccgagggagctcctcaaggaaggtggagaaaggcaagaggaagcaaagtgctgaagccagactcccagctgtgagccctctcagtaaaagccaggagagggcaggacag gttcagcagagaagtgaaacccagtcaagggtccagtcgggctcatccctagccccagctgggaaagaggaggagagtgctgggaagctgcgtgaagaaaagccttcttttcaggatgtcctccagtactgcctggcaccagatgaggacatgaccatcaatgttttattctcccgaggagaatag